A window of the Pelagicoccus enzymogenes genome harbors these coding sequences:
- a CDS encoding glycoside hydrolase family 88 protein yields the protein MKIEKLAKRSIGGAAAMAVAALFAVGCSPSSEENEAAAVEAEVRRVADWILDNPSGRDTRHWVIAPLYDGLLRAAHATGDERYLATVVELGEQSVWLPGPRRYHADDHAVGHAWLDIYFMDSERKERLNPFVERFEEIFAEPRLEELDYRDKKKYPDVDVSDRWTWCDALYMAPPTLARLHAATGDERYLEFLEREFTFTYEELYDEEEKLFFRDTRFLDRRTENGKKIFWSRGNGWVYGGLALTLEYLPESYAYRTFLEELFVEMTEGVLQAQQEDGLWRPSLRDPEQIAVGETSGSGFFAFGLAWGINNGYLDRETYLPRLEAAWEGLLTRVEESGRVGYVQRIGSAPDTLTAKETEDYGVGAVLLAGAEYLRVLGESEQALSGELLGKAEALLAKDEGKPRGFARLVPERKDDIAFENDVVAFRVYGPALRDSQERSGVDAWTKKVDYPIINKWYEGDLKHGKSYHQDTGEGFDGYKVGPTVGAGGTGLWVNGSLLQANVYDRGFVNWSARDTASITVEYEYPETEYGKVTEKKTITLHLGDRYYEAVSRFYYTGTWNLVKDLPVAVGLVAQSEKPEIWTDEENASVGIWDAFHGGALGTAVQLVDKESFTAFASADAGQELIVGKTDENGEFRFRSGFGWTGEVELADFEAWKKLWETSQ from the coding sequence ATGAAGATAGAGAAACTAGCGAAGCGTTCGATTGGAGGAGCGGCGGCTATGGCAGTCGCGGCACTGTTTGCAGTGGGGTGCAGCCCCAGCTCGGAAGAGAATGAGGCGGCAGCTGTGGAGGCGGAAGTGCGTCGCGTGGCGGATTGGATACTGGACAATCCGAGCGGGCGGGACACGCGTCACTGGGTGATCGCTCCGCTCTACGATGGGCTTTTGCGAGCGGCTCATGCGACGGGCGACGAGCGCTATTTGGCGACTGTCGTGGAACTCGGAGAGCAATCGGTTTGGTTGCCGGGCCCGCGTCGCTACCATGCCGATGACCACGCAGTGGGGCACGCATGGCTGGATATCTATTTTATGGATTCTGAACGCAAGGAGCGATTGAATCCGTTCGTGGAACGCTTTGAGGAGATCTTTGCGGAACCTCGCTTGGAGGAACTCGACTACCGCGACAAGAAGAAGTATCCAGATGTCGACGTCAGTGATCGCTGGACATGGTGCGACGCCCTCTACATGGCCCCGCCGACGCTGGCCCGCTTGCATGCGGCGACAGGCGACGAGCGCTACCTCGAGTTTTTGGAGCGAGAGTTCACTTTCACCTACGAGGAATTGTACGACGAAGAGGAGAAACTCTTTTTCCGCGACACGCGTTTCCTCGATCGTCGCACGGAAAATGGGAAGAAGATTTTTTGGAGTCGGGGCAACGGTTGGGTTTACGGCGGCTTGGCTCTGACTCTGGAGTATTTGCCTGAGTCCTACGCTTACCGAACGTTCTTGGAAGAGCTCTTTGTGGAAATGACCGAAGGCGTTTTGCAGGCGCAGCAAGAGGACGGACTCTGGCGTCCGTCCTTGCGTGATCCCGAGCAGATCGCAGTGGGCGAAACCAGCGGCTCCGGCTTTTTTGCCTTCGGTTTGGCTTGGGGCATCAACAACGGATATCTTGATCGCGAGACCTACTTGCCTCGCTTGGAGGCAGCTTGGGAGGGCTTGCTCACTCGCGTGGAGGAAAGCGGTCGCGTGGGATACGTGCAACGGATCGGTTCCGCTCCCGATACTCTGACGGCTAAGGAAACGGAAGACTATGGCGTGGGCGCGGTTTTGTTGGCCGGGGCTGAATACCTGCGCGTGCTCGGCGAGTCCGAGCAAGCCTTGAGCGGAGAACTACTGGGCAAGGCGGAGGCGCTGCTCGCCAAGGATGAAGGCAAGCCACGTGGGTTTGCCCGCTTGGTGCCCGAGCGCAAGGACGATATTGCGTTTGAGAACGACGTGGTCGCTTTCCGCGTCTATGGGCCTGCCTTGCGCGATTCCCAGGAGCGGAGCGGTGTGGATGCTTGGACGAAGAAGGTGGACTACCCGATTATCAACAAGTGGTACGAAGGCGATCTCAAGCATGGAAAGAGCTATCATCAGGATACGGGAGAGGGATTCGATGGATACAAGGTCGGCCCCACGGTCGGCGCGGGCGGCACCGGGCTCTGGGTGAACGGATCGCTGTTGCAAGCCAACGTCTACGATCGGGGCTTCGTCAATTGGAGCGCGAGGGATACGGCATCTATCACGGTTGAGTACGAGTATCCGGAAACCGAGTACGGTAAGGTTACGGAAAAGAAGACGATCACGTTGCACTTGGGCGATCGTTACTACGAAGCGGTTTCGCGGTTCTATTATACGGGAACCTGGAACCTCGTAAAGGACTTGCCGGTGGCGGTCGGTTTGGTTGCCCAGTCGGAAAAGCCGGAGATTTGGACGGATGAGGAAAATGCGTCTGTCGGTATTTGGGATGCGTTCCATGGGGGGGCGCTTGGCACGGCGGTACAGCTCGTGGACAAAGAGAGTTTCACCGCGTTTGCCTCGGCGGACGCGGGACAAGAGCTAATAGTCGGCAAGACGGACGAGAACGGAGAGTTTCGTTTTCGCAGTGGCTTCGGCTGGACCGGGGAAGTCGAGCTAGCGGATTTCGAAGCTTGGAAGAAGCTCTGGGAGACGTCTCAGTAA
- a CDS encoding TonB-dependent siderophore receptor, producing the protein MRKIDTKPNWRPTFGVAACLAMVGASGGLAQSMEEMDDEVFELSPFEVSAGEEQGYRATSSLLGGRTSTGMKDIANSVDVITKDLMEDLAITDVQDMAAIANNVEPAEVGFANGNGEEREAWNFNYLTIRGFKVGTATRNFMNLETSVEAYNAQSVDFSKGPNAVLFGLGDPGGSYNYSTKVPFFTDENKVSYKIGSEGGQRATADINKVLIEDKLALRVNALSQDWEYFHKPGYTVSDALHASLRWKPTEKTTLTLSHEYNNVDRAYPRKVFSADQYSTFLDAGSPEVVDFYIAEDDPRNPNGISQGNAILLAGSDTAVDRRDYDLRIIGTAYIVSDRESATRSRWLLAERATENGLSVDNPQNLIDAGYPLNYQPAGTNTLSDTRFNVTEFNLQQKLTEDLYLDFSYGKAEQQKLSTHSVNTALRIEPEAGEHFGEYYTATSRPMQLRRYWDIEDYRLSLSYDFDFGERSDIFGTHRLAAMVEENEKNEVWDQWRMVTTGTPDGPITTSNFAASSLRPLFKEYFDPSAGEYYSSDWRDSYWDKETMNIDGYTFEWTKTDGWANKNQTYKLDTKLYVLQSRFWNDRIVTSIGYRDESREEWLAQAVTGDRSNPYTIVVPEFGYVEGTPAGDISFRNAALPEQSTGFNSGISRNHGVVFHATDWISFSYSKANSIGLPSESEDIYGELLGATDGVTDEYGVRFNLWEDRLNISLNAYETVAQQTRQFSAFIQDLKAIETILYSNPDVTGSTEDLLEGGGSHSRSDEVAEGVELIVNGRFGNGWTFRLSGRQNETIINEAGTDMLDYFAGRRSVYANPDYANLTTESGSTTLGSYLNTADYEAAKIVALQGNQNFPSSEYRMNGVVKYSFQGDSALKGASVGSSFSWASAPIIGYFEDADGNFDVSRAAKGEERTTVDFFATYGRPINDKVDWRVQFNVKNVFDDDDPYVIEKRSIGTDPSTFEWQDYKWRPTDGLTWSLTNSFIF; encoded by the coding sequence ATGAGAAAAATAGATACAAAACCGAATTGGCGGCCGACCTTTGGCGTTGCGGCTTGCCTGGCCATGGTGGGCGCAAGCGGTGGACTTGCTCAATCCATGGAAGAAATGGACGACGAGGTCTTTGAGCTCAGTCCTTTCGAAGTTTCAGCCGGCGAAGAACAAGGTTACCGTGCCACCAGCTCTTTGCTGGGTGGTCGTACGTCTACCGGCATGAAGGACATCGCCAACTCGGTCGATGTTATCACTAAGGATCTCATGGAGGACTTGGCGATTACCGACGTGCAGGACATGGCAGCCATCGCCAACAATGTGGAGCCGGCGGAAGTTGGTTTCGCGAACGGTAACGGTGAAGAGCGCGAAGCATGGAATTTCAACTACCTGACGATCCGCGGATTCAAGGTAGGCACGGCGACTCGCAACTTCATGAACTTGGAGACTTCGGTAGAAGCCTACAACGCACAGAGCGTAGACTTTTCCAAGGGTCCGAACGCGGTTCTCTTCGGTCTCGGCGATCCAGGTGGATCCTACAACTACTCCACCAAAGTACCTTTCTTCACGGACGAAAATAAGGTTTCTTATAAAATCGGCAGCGAAGGTGGACAGCGCGCGACCGCTGACATCAACAAGGTTCTCATCGAAGACAAGCTTGCCCTTCGCGTAAACGCATTGAGCCAGGATTGGGAGTACTTCCACAAGCCAGGCTACACGGTGTCGGATGCCTTGCATGCTTCCTTGCGTTGGAAGCCGACGGAAAAGACCACGCTCACTTTGAGCCACGAGTATAATAATGTAGACCGTGCGTATCCAAGGAAGGTGTTCAGCGCTGACCAATACTCTACTTTCCTCGATGCGGGAAGTCCAGAGGTCGTCGACTTCTATATTGCAGAAGACGATCCCCGTAACCCGAATGGTATATCGCAAGGCAACGCAATTTTGCTTGCAGGTTCGGATACAGCGGTTGATCGACGGGACTACGATTTGAGAATCATCGGTACTGCCTACATCGTGAGTGACCGCGAGTCGGCCACTCGTTCTCGCTGGCTGCTGGCCGAGCGAGCCACGGAAAACGGTCTGTCTGTCGACAATCCGCAGAACCTGATCGATGCTGGTTACCCACTTAACTACCAGCCTGCAGGTACGAATACGCTGTCCGATACTCGCTTCAATGTGACGGAGTTTAATCTTCAGCAGAAGCTGACTGAGGATCTGTATTTGGACTTCTCTTACGGTAAGGCTGAGCAGCAAAAGCTCTCAACTCACTCCGTAAACACCGCTCTCCGCATCGAGCCGGAAGCCGGTGAGCACTTCGGCGAGTACTACACTGCGACTTCGCGTCCAATGCAACTGCGTCGCTACTGGGATATCGAAGACTATCGTCTGTCGCTATCCTATGACTTCGACTTCGGTGAGCGTAGTGACATTTTCGGCACGCACCGTTTGGCGGCGATGGTCGAAGAAAATGAAAAGAACGAAGTTTGGGACCAATGGCGTATGGTGACCACCGGCACTCCTGATGGTCCGATCACGACTTCGAACTTCGCAGCTAGCAGCTTGCGTCCGCTCTTCAAGGAATACTTCGACCCGAGCGCTGGCGAGTACTACTCCTCGGATTGGAGAGACAGCTACTGGGATAAGGAGACGATGAACATCGACGGTTACACTTTCGAGTGGACCAAGACTGACGGATGGGCCAACAAGAACCAGACTTACAAGTTGGATACAAAGCTGTACGTCTTGCAGAGCCGTTTCTGGAACGATCGCATCGTAACCTCTATCGGCTATCGTGACGAGTCCCGTGAAGAGTGGCTGGCCCAGGCAGTGACGGGAGATCGTAGCAATCCCTACACCATCGTTGTTCCTGAGTTCGGTTATGTAGAAGGAACGCCCGCTGGTGACATCTCTTTCCGCAATGCCGCGCTTCCAGAGCAGAGCACCGGTTTCAACTCTGGTATCTCTCGCAACCATGGCGTCGTCTTCCACGCTACCGATTGGATCAGCTTCTCCTACAGCAAGGCCAATAGCATTGGTTTGCCTTCGGAGAGTGAAGACATCTACGGTGAGCTTCTCGGCGCGACCGACGGGGTAACTGATGAGTACGGAGTGCGCTTCAACCTTTGGGAAGATCGCTTGAATATCTCGCTCAATGCATACGAGACAGTGGCACAACAGACGCGTCAGTTCTCTGCCTTCATTCAGGACCTGAAGGCGATCGAAACGATCCTCTACAGCAATCCAGATGTGACTGGCTCGACCGAAGACCTGCTCGAAGGGGGAGGCTCTCACTCTCGCTCCGACGAGGTGGCGGAAGGTGTCGAACTCATCGTTAATGGTCGCTTCGGCAATGGTTGGACTTTCCGCCTTTCCGGTCGCCAAAACGAGACGATTATCAACGAAGCAGGTACAGACATGCTAGACTACTTCGCAGGACGTCGCTCCGTGTATGCAAATCCAGACTACGCGAACCTGACGACTGAAAGCGGTTCGACGACTTTGGGAAGCTACCTGAACACAGCTGACTACGAGGCTGCAAAGATTGTTGCCTTGCAGGGCAACCAGAACTTCCCGTCCTCCGAGTATCGTATGAACGGTGTGGTTAAGTACAGCTTCCAGGGCGACTCTGCCTTGAAGGGCGCATCTGTCGGCTCCAGCTTCAGCTGGGCAAGCGCTCCCATCATCGGTTACTTCGAGGATGCTGATGGCAACTTCGACGTCTCCCGTGCTGCCAAGGGAGAAGAGCGTACCACCGTCGACTTCTTCGCGACTTACGGACGTCCGATCAACGACAAAGTTGATTGGCGCGTACAGTTCAACGTGAAGAACGTCTTCGACGACGACGATCCTTACGTCATCGAAAAGCGCAGCATTGGTACGGACCCATCGACATTCGAGTGGCAAGACTACAAGTGGCGTCCAACAGACGGCCTCACTTGGTCGCTCACTAACTCGTTCATCTTCTAG
- a CDS encoding glycoside hydrolase family 28 protein produces the protein MLNEKENSLGYERVEVEAPFEMPCIRIADFKKCPRRSIVEFGALPEDRAATTHALALAIANASAAGGGVVVVPEGKWLCSGIRFKSNVNLHLERGARLSFSGAPEDYLPAVSSSWEGFECLNYAPLIYGYECENVAISGEGTLVAEMEVWEEWFARPPAHMEGLKRLYEMGSKDWPLDMRDMTEGDANLRPQFVQFNRCRHVLIEGVSIVNSPFWVLHPFLCEDVVIRRVSVKAHGHNNDGVDPEMCQNLLIEDCVFDQGDDAIAIKSGRNRDAWRIGVPTRNVVIRNCEVKNAHQLLAVGTELSAGVENVLVENCRLDKSIGEVGHLLYIKTNERRGGWVRNVWMRDIEAGDLRKGILGIDTDVLFQWRDLVPTYEKRMTRIESVRVENIRVGEVGYVYRILGDERLPVADVRMSGIKYESAREANEVRNAQAVDCPE, from the coding sequence ATGCTGAACGAAAAAGAGAATAGTCTTGGTTACGAGAGGGTAGAGGTGGAGGCTCCTTTTGAAATGCCGTGTATCCGGATTGCGGATTTCAAGAAGTGCCCGAGGCGATCGATCGTGGAATTTGGCGCTTTGCCGGAGGATCGTGCCGCAACGACACACGCTTTGGCGCTTGCCATTGCGAACGCCAGTGCCGCTGGAGGTGGCGTGGTGGTCGTTCCCGAGGGCAAATGGCTTTGCTCGGGCATTCGATTCAAGAGCAACGTCAATTTGCACCTGGAGCGTGGGGCACGGCTTTCGTTTTCGGGAGCCCCAGAGGACTACCTGCCGGCGGTTTCTTCGAGCTGGGAAGGTTTCGAGTGTCTCAACTATGCGCCGTTGATTTATGGATACGAGTGCGAGAACGTTGCGATCAGTGGCGAGGGGACTCTGGTGGCGGAGATGGAGGTTTGGGAAGAGTGGTTCGCCCGGCCGCCAGCTCACATGGAGGGCTTGAAGCGGCTTTACGAGATGGGCTCGAAAGACTGGCCGCTTGATATGCGCGACATGACGGAGGGCGATGCCAATCTCCGTCCGCAGTTCGTGCAGTTTAACCGCTGTCGGCATGTACTGATCGAAGGCGTATCCATCGTGAACAGCCCGTTTTGGGTGCTGCATCCGTTTCTTTGCGAAGACGTGGTGATCCGCAGGGTTTCCGTGAAAGCCCACGGGCACAACAACGACGGCGTTGATCCGGAGATGTGCCAGAACCTATTGATCGAGGATTGCGTGTTCGACCAGGGTGATGACGCGATTGCCATCAAGTCAGGGCGAAATCGGGACGCTTGGCGGATCGGGGTGCCGACTCGCAATGTGGTGATCCGCAATTGCGAGGTGAAGAATGCCCATCAGCTCTTGGCGGTGGGCACGGAGCTGTCGGCGGGAGTGGAGAATGTGCTGGTGGAGAATTGCCGTCTCGACAAGTCGATCGGCGAGGTCGGGCATCTCCTTTATATCAAGACCAACGAGCGTCGTGGCGGGTGGGTGCGCAACGTGTGGATGCGGGATATCGAAGCTGGAGATCTTAGAAAGGGTATCCTAGGAATCGATACGGATGTGCTCTTCCAGTGGCGCGATCTGGTGCCTACCTATGAAAAGCGTATGACTCGCATCGAGTCTGTGCGGGTTGAGAATATTCGGGTCGGAGAGGTGGGATACGTGTATCGGATCCTTGGCGACGAACGTTTGCCCGTCGCTGATGTACGGATGTCTGGCATCAAATACGAGTCCGCCCGAGAGGCGAATGAAGTGCGCAACGCTCAGGCTGTGGATTGCCCCGAATAG
- a CDS encoding polysaccharide lyase family 8 super-sandwich domain-containing protein codes for MGILQRGMLVAVGSALAGTLAAAENTRELWVAAESAIAIDGDFSDWEQLAGSPTEEGGFHFQAAWQGAELYLRARAEGGVDFWQAHANDFFNFGIDLGNDSDFSYEADDFHFLVGAPDEDEQVSVSLIRTGAASVETIEVIDVAGKRTATSYQWELSVSLEQLGGGRLRNGQSIGFRIERRLADSGPGPFLMPILWGDLAMVGEDGQLSSEARRRVLDQQAEMAERYRNHQADPAKPERIDEKTRQDLQRLANRFIELQEEEVSESEIDEWIARQLPDGRWPEFEYGHTDSVSATSRMYHLYRLRKLAYAREKMGLSAGKRRKILKAVYRGIDYTIAEDLWHRNWYYNEIGYPLEFARIGLYLRDDLEGERRESVLNVMRRAKRPMTGQNLIWINKITMIRGLLEENPALVERAIQRIAETVQVEEGEGLQADFSFHQHGAQLYSHGYGAKFVADLTEVMYMAHGGRFQFSEEKRELVLGMLLDGNRWMVRGTFADFGALGRMVSVEDKDSGYLAPVAQLWLEMEDGRERELERLIASTQGKGPDLLEGNRYFYRSEFMVHRRKAFYASVKAYSKFLTGTESINRQGLKSYYLPDGSTFFVQDGEEYKNIQAIWDWRRIPGVTGVVSEEPIPELNHRVVRTKGNTDFVGGASDGWRGAAVYDYQREGVKALKSYFAFDWGMVMLGAGIESDREEPLQTSVEQRFAEGSAYLLRKGASRVEVLEGIRELGKASEPLGVWHDGALYYLPEGQRFSAGSQVQKGSWRELRQTGSPMEVEGNVFSLTLAHGVKPQSGNYEYAVLSAAKREQGEQLVETVPYRVLANTKQVQAVADTEGRHRQFVFHQAGRCELADGAWVAASERCVLLVSQDGEGEFVLTAADPSRRGGELVVSLGDAEGRQAEAVFHLPRSSMRGGDSASLRIKVEE; via the coding sequence ATGGGGATTTTGCAAAGAGGGATGCTTGTCGCGGTCGGCTCGGCTTTGGCGGGAACGCTTGCAGCAGCTGAGAATACGAGGGAGTTGTGGGTGGCTGCGGAGAGTGCCATCGCGATCGATGGAGACTTTTCCGATTGGGAACAGCTTGCAGGATCGCCGACGGAAGAAGGCGGTTTTCACTTCCAAGCTGCCTGGCAAGGGGCGGAGCTTTACCTGAGGGCCCGAGCGGAGGGCGGCGTCGATTTTTGGCAGGCCCATGCCAATGACTTTTTCAATTTCGGCATCGACCTGGGCAACGACAGCGACTTTAGCTACGAGGCTGACGACTTCCACTTTTTGGTAGGGGCTCCGGATGAAGACGAACAAGTATCTGTTTCATTGATACGAACTGGAGCGGCATCGGTTGAAACGATAGAGGTGATTGATGTGGCGGGCAAGCGGACCGCTACGAGCTACCAATGGGAGCTGTCCGTGTCGCTCGAGCAGCTTGGAGGAGGGCGCTTGAGAAATGGGCAGTCTATCGGATTTCGCATCGAGCGACGCCTGGCGGACTCGGGTCCGGGACCGTTCTTGATGCCGATTCTTTGGGGTGATTTGGCGATGGTGGGAGAGGACGGCCAGCTCAGCTCTGAAGCCAGGCGCCGAGTACTCGACCAGCAAGCGGAGATGGCGGAGCGTTATCGGAATCACCAAGCCGATCCAGCCAAGCCGGAGCGTATCGACGAGAAGACGCGGCAGGACTTGCAGCGATTGGCGAACCGCTTCATCGAATTGCAGGAGGAAGAGGTCAGCGAGTCAGAAATCGACGAATGGATTGCGAGGCAGTTGCCTGACGGACGGTGGCCAGAGTTCGAGTACGGCCATACCGACTCGGTGAGCGCAACCAGTCGCATGTATCATCTCTATCGCTTACGGAAGCTAGCTTACGCACGCGAGAAAATGGGTCTGTCCGCGGGCAAGCGAAGAAAGATTCTCAAGGCTGTGTATCGAGGTATAGACTACACCATAGCGGAGGATCTTTGGCATCGGAATTGGTACTACAATGAAATTGGCTATCCTTTGGAGTTCGCTCGTATTGGGCTCTATCTGAGAGACGATCTTGAAGGTGAACGCCGGGAATCGGTTCTGAATGTCATGCGGCGAGCCAAGCGTCCCATGACGGGGCAGAACCTGATCTGGATCAACAAGATCACCATGATCCGCGGCTTGTTAGAGGAGAATCCGGCCTTGGTGGAGAGAGCGATCCAGCGGATTGCGGAAACGGTGCAAGTGGAGGAAGGGGAAGGCTTGCAGGCGGACTTCAGTTTTCACCAGCACGGAGCTCAGCTTTACTCGCACGGTTACGGAGCCAAATTCGTGGCCGATCTGACGGAGGTGATGTACATGGCACATGGCGGTCGCTTCCAGTTCTCGGAGGAGAAGCGGGAGTTGGTTCTCGGAATGCTCTTGGATGGCAACCGCTGGATGGTGCGAGGCACCTTTGCCGACTTCGGAGCGCTCGGGCGCATGGTTTCGGTGGAGGACAAGGACTCCGGCTATTTGGCGCCGGTGGCCCAGCTTTGGCTGGAGATGGAAGATGGACGCGAGCGGGAGCTGGAGCGACTTATTGCTTCTACGCAAGGAAAGGGGCCTGATCTTTTGGAGGGCAACCGCTACTTTTATCGCTCCGAATTTATGGTACATCGGCGGAAAGCGTTTTATGCATCGGTAAAGGCGTATTCGAAATTCCTGACAGGAACGGAGTCAATAAACCGTCAAGGGCTGAAAAGCTATTACCTTCCCGATGGTTCCACATTTTTCGTACAGGACGGCGAGGAGTATAAGAACATTCAAGCCATTTGGGATTGGAGACGTATACCCGGCGTAACCGGAGTTGTATCGGAGGAGCCAATACCGGAACTCAATCACAGGGTGGTACGGACCAAAGGGAATACGGACTTCGTGGGTGGCGCTAGTGACGGTTGGCGAGGAGCGGCGGTGTACGACTACCAGCGCGAAGGGGTGAAGGCTTTGAAAAGCTATTTCGCTTTCGACTGGGGCATGGTGATGCTCGGCGCGGGAATCGAGTCGGACCGCGAAGAGCCGCTGCAAACGTCCGTGGAGCAGCGCTTCGCGGAGGGAAGCGCTTATCTTTTGCGGAAAGGCGCGTCTCGAGTGGAAGTTCTGGAGGGGATACGCGAGCTGGGCAAGGCGTCGGAGCCGCTGGGCGTATGGCATGACGGAGCCCTGTATTATTTGCCGGAGGGGCAGCGTTTCTCTGCGGGGAGCCAAGTTCAAAAAGGATCGTGGCGAGAGCTGCGTCAGACCGGAAGCCCAATGGAAGTCGAGGGTAATGTCTTTTCGCTTACGCTTGCCCATGGGGTGAAGCCACAGTCAGGGAATTATGAATACGCGGTGCTTAGCGCGGCGAAGAGAGAGCAGGGAGAGCAGTTGGTGGAAACGGTTCCCTATCGCGTTCTGGCTAATACGAAGCAAGTGCAAGCGGTCGCCGATACGGAAGGCCGGCATCGCCAGTTCGTTTTTCACCAAGCGGGGCGTTGCGAGCTGGCTGACGGTGCTTGGGTTGCGGCGAGCGAGCGCTGCGTGCTGCTTGTCTCGCAGGATGGCGAAGGCGAGTTTGTGCTGACCGCTGCGGATCCTTCGCGACGCGGTGGAGAGCTTGTGGTGAGCCTTGGAGATGCCGAAGGAAGGCAGGCTGAGGCGGTCTTTCATTTGCCTCGCTCGTCGATGCGAGGAGGCGATTCCGCGAGTTTGAGAATTAAAGTCGAAGAGTAA